In Spirosoma aureum, a single genomic region encodes these proteins:
- a CDS encoding phosphatase PAP2 family protein, protein MRANRTIFPFLLLLQLSVAQGQDTLSQPTTHQRPNPYRLSWKTEATLLGLVAVSGVSSLLLEQQVQPFTVNDLSRFDRSQVNAFDRSATYKWSPDAFRVSDQTLTANFVATGLIALPTLFRHKNWATVPLMYIEVLALPTLIQQTVKNIVLRTRPYVYNPDAPLDPKLAPNGRQSFFSGHAGTAFASAVFASEMFRHFYPNSKLKPVVWVVMLGLASTTSLMRYEAGYHFPSDILVGAAFGSLAGWWIPKLHEVKKQTGISQRLTIQPWNNGSATGINARLLVFSR, encoded by the coding sequence TTGAGAGCCAACCGCACAATTTTCCCCTTCCTGTTATTGCTGCAACTGTCAGTTGCGCAGGGGCAGGATACACTTTCACAACCAACCACTCATCAACGACCGAATCCGTATCGGCTTAGCTGGAAAACAGAGGCTACCTTACTGGGGCTGGTGGCGGTTTCCGGTGTATCTTCCCTCCTGCTTGAACAACAGGTTCAGCCATTTACAGTAAATGACCTTAGCCGCTTTGATCGGAGCCAGGTCAATGCCTTCGACCGAAGCGCCACGTATAAATGGTCGCCCGATGCGTTTCGCGTGAGTGATCAGACCCTGACCGCCAATTTTGTCGCGACTGGATTGATTGCCCTCCCAACGTTATTTCGGCATAAAAACTGGGCAACGGTGCCGTTGATGTACATCGAAGTATTGGCTTTACCCACGCTGATTCAACAGACCGTTAAAAATATTGTTCTGCGAACGCGGCCATATGTATACAATCCTGATGCGCCATTAGACCCCAAATTAGCTCCCAATGGCCGTCAATCATTCTTTTCGGGGCACGCAGGAACCGCTTTTGCTTCGGCAGTTTTTGCCTCCGAAATGTTTCGGCATTTCTATCCAAATTCAAAACTAAAGCCCGTAGTCTGGGTCGTCATGCTTGGCTTGGCGTCAACAACCAGCCTGATGCGGTATGAAGCTGGCTACCATTTTCCGAGCGATATTTTGGTAGGAGCAGCATTCGGTTCGTTGGCGGGCTGGTGGATTCCGAAATTACACGAAGTCAAAAAGCAGACAGGCATTAGCCAGCGGCTCACGATTCAACCCTGGAACAATGGCTCAGCTACTGGAATCAACGCACGGCTATTGGTGTTTTCGCGGTAG
- a CDS encoding DUF3098 domain-containing protein, whose amino-acid sequence MAKDKQYSSATLTRDEPAKKVPASTAPVAKPAPLRTSASEPTRRETAAAALPFGRQNYVLMLAGIATILAGFFIMSLDKEEFGFGFLGLTLGPIVVMSGFVIEFFAILARPKA is encoded by the coding sequence ATGGCAAAAGACAAACAATATAGCTCGGCTACGTTGACTCGCGACGAACCAGCCAAGAAGGTACCGGCCAGTACGGCACCGGTCGCAAAACCGGCACCGCTACGAACGTCGGCTTCTGAACCTACCCGTCGGGAAACAGCAGCCGCAGCGCTACCATTTGGTCGTCAGAACTATGTATTGATGCTGGCGGGCATTGCTACCATTCTGGCCGGCTTCTTTATCATGAGCCTCGATAAAGAAGAATTCGGCTTTGGTTTTCTGGGCCTCACCCTCGGTCCTATTGTGGTTATGAGTGGTTTCGTTATTGAATTTTTTGCTATTCTCGCCCGGCCCAAGGCATAA
- a CDS encoding glycoside hydrolase family 32 protein, which yields MTRTLVVLLVFGLITPDLFAQRTTGDTTYKQPHRPQYHFSPRANWINDPNGLVYYDGEYHLFYQYNPSGIRWGHMTWGHAISRDLVHWQELPPAIPEEGETMIYSGSCVIDKTNTSGFGQDGRVPMVAIYTGARPDNQSQHLAYSLDKGRTWTKYASNPIIDLKQKDFRDPKVFWYEPSQHWVMIVLLPTDRKALFYKSPNLKVWTKTGEFTAADSPATVWECPDLVEVPVDGTIERKWVLLLSMGNNAPAGGSGMQYYVGRFNGATFINESKPGEQRYVDWGKDYYAAITFNNLPRRGNRGAISIGWMNNLQYASEIPTTPFRGTMTLPRELRLAKMPAPIARYELRQQPIQELKPLLGASFQWTGTDVAQLNQSLASNSLAGDTYWLQLELEAAKTGVGVRVKKEEAAQGKGEETVIGYDPAKQLVYVDRSRSGQVAFKKEFTGRFTAPLKPQNGRISLQIWVDRSSVEVFGNNGEITLTNQIFPKPESRGIEFFGDGLRSVLIRSVEPIWK from the coding sequence ATGACTCGTACCCTTGTGGTATTGCTTGTGTTTGGCTTGATAACTCCTGACTTGTTCGCGCAACGAACAACCGGCGATACAACCTACAAACAGCCCCACCGCCCGCAATATCACTTTTCGCCCCGTGCGAACTGGATCAATGACCCAAACGGTCTGGTTTATTACGATGGTGAATATCATCTTTTCTACCAATACAATCCATCAGGTATTCGCTGGGGCCACATGACATGGGGACATGCGATCAGCCGCGATCTGGTTCACTGGCAGGAACTTCCGCCAGCCATACCCGAAGAAGGGGAAACCATGATTTATTCGGGGAGTTGTGTCATCGATAAAACCAACACAAGTGGTTTCGGGCAGGACGGTCGCGTGCCAATGGTGGCAATTTATACGGGCGCTCGTCCGGATAACCAGAGTCAGCATCTTGCCTATAGTCTCGACAAAGGCCGCACCTGGACTAAATATGCCAGCAATCCGATTATTGATTTAAAACAGAAAGATTTCCGTGATCCAAAGGTTTTCTGGTATGAACCCAGTCAGCACTGGGTGATGATCGTTTTACTGCCAACCGACCGGAAAGCTTTGTTTTATAAGTCTCCCAATTTGAAAGTATGGACCAAAACCGGTGAGTTTACGGCTGCTGATAGCCCTGCTACCGTTTGGGAATGTCCTGATCTGGTTGAAGTTCCGGTCGATGGTACGATCGAGCGGAAATGGGTGCTGTTGCTGTCGATGGGCAATAATGCCCCTGCTGGCGGTTCAGGTATGCAATATTACGTGGGCCGGTTCAACGGGGCAACATTTATCAATGAATCGAAGCCCGGCGAGCAGCGTTATGTCGATTGGGGAAAAGATTATTATGCCGCCATTACGTTCAATAATCTGCCAAGGCGCGGTAACCGGGGAGCTATCAGCATCGGTTGGATGAACAATTTACAGTATGCCAGCGAGATTCCAACCACACCTTTTCGGGGAACAATGACCTTACCACGCGAACTCAGGCTCGCTAAAATGCCCGCCCCTATTGCCCGTTATGAGTTACGCCAGCAGCCCATACAGGAATTGAAACCGTTACTGGGTGCCAGTTTCCAGTGGACTGGAACGGACGTTGCTCAACTGAACCAAAGCCTAGCCAGCAATAGCCTGGCCGGTGATACGTACTGGCTCCAGCTCGAATTAGAAGCGGCCAAAACCGGCGTGGGTGTTCGTGTAAAAAAAGAGGAAGCAGCACAGGGAAAAGGCGAAGAAACCGTTATTGGCTATGATCCGGCGAAACAACTGGTTTATGTTGATCGAAGCCGATCGGGTCAGGTTGCGTTTAAAAAGGAATTTACAGGCCGATTTACGGCTCCGCTTAAACCACAAAACGGCCGAATTTCGTTACAGATATGGGTAGATCGGTCATCGGTCGAAGTCTTTGGCAACAATGGCGAAATAACCTTGACGAATCAGATCTTTCCGAAGCCTGAAAGTCGAGGGATAGAATTTTTTGGGGATGGGCTCCGTTCGGTGCTTATCCGCTCCGTTGAGCCGATCTGGAAATGA
- a CDS encoding UvrD-helicase domain-containing protein, with protein MFKIYSSSAGSGKTYTLTKEYLKLALRPNEQDGYFRHILAVTFTNAAANEMKNRILERLADIAGGKELPLLDELVIELYGVHAASESAFDIAKADLRRKADSVFKTILHRYADFSVTTIDSFTQRVVMAFTDELGFPYSFEVELDTDEVLELAIDNLIEKAGTDEMDEITTILSEYYTHTAAEGKSWNQLPELLKEFGKNLTSDQFYEAVNAAQELSPGALRNIRIQLLNHNQEVEAAIIGQGQRAWKLITDAGLDETDFSYGASGVGGYLKAIAEGNAKKEAGTRVYNALNNGDWYGKKTPLPIQAMIDGMAAELCDCISQINTIRDTNGRQVILFDCLLPHLQKLALLKQMRIEFDDLLRKDGRVHISEFNKKILSIVASEPVPFLYERLGTKYNHILIDEFQDTSRLQFANLLPLIENSLGAEHFNLAVGDGKQAIYRFRGGDMDQIVALHRKDLEGLRLAHNPGSWTADRIDMLDGHLQDEMLDTNWRSAEPIVRFNNDFFEFTARKFEHQYPKLADVFDTEQQFHQKAQPDARKAGHVQIDFVAKHEDNEADLTALMLDQTITHLEQALADGYGYGDIAILCRKKAHAKALANELNARRIPLVSADSLSLEFSEPVKWIVTLMQLLQQPDQKMLRYELLYLFHRVVRGVFPDDALTEELQRVAEGDSLGVYAYLTTQGYPLDPYVLGQLNPYELAERLTAQFNLFSQAEHNPFLFRFLDEVLTFNQKRSGHLSDFLVYWDSVRQKVSVEGNALNAVSIQTIHRSKGLEFPVVIIPFANWKVEPINDSTIWLDLTEIRTDMLTHENGLGKLIRLTSAPANTTSKLRGAPESIAAQYEEELTRTFLENMNLLYVAFTRPTDRLYIISEAKDFSKGQQNTISHWLHAFLRDSEVARTCGCAWQDGQLSYEISLCADAFPHQKVEEDIDEIFLDDVISGHRGQDLQLRRQAERVFDVATFERTRERDRKLCAALSLIKGSESIDRTLRQLVSEGLVRNAECADLKQALTAIISHPSLAPLFDPTLRIDTDRSILSNKRIHGAPHRVVYYPDGSVVLVQYESLPGLSSDSALAQTPNPTDSLKYFTSLYRDMGFPEVEGRLVYLADEPTVVRIT; from the coding sequence ATGTTCAAGATTTATAGTTCTTCGGCCGGGTCGGGCAAAACGTACACGCTCACCAAAGAATACCTCAAGCTGGCCCTACGGCCAAATGAGCAGGACGGGTATTTCCGGCATATTCTGGCAGTAACATTCACGAATGCGGCTGCCAATGAAATGAAGAACCGAATTCTTGAACGACTGGCCGACATTGCCGGAGGCAAGGAATTACCGCTCTTAGACGAGTTAGTCATTGAGCTATATGGCGTTCATGCAGCCAGCGAGTCTGCTTTTGACATTGCCAAGGCTGATCTTCGTCGAAAAGCAGACTCGGTTTTCAAGACTATTCTGCACCGATACGCCGATTTCAGCGTCACCACAATCGATTCGTTCACGCAGCGCGTCGTTATGGCGTTTACGGATGAGCTAGGCTTCCCCTATTCGTTTGAGGTAGAATTAGACACCGACGAAGTGCTCGAACTGGCCATCGATAATCTCATCGAGAAGGCAGGCACCGACGAAATGGACGAGATTACGACCATTTTGAGTGAGTATTATACCCATACGGCAGCCGAAGGCAAAAGCTGGAACCAACTTCCTGAGTTGCTGAAAGAGTTTGGCAAAAACCTGACCTCCGACCAGTTCTACGAAGCCGTTAATGCCGCTCAGGAATTATCGCCGGGCGCTTTACGAAACATCCGAATCCAGTTACTGAACCACAACCAGGAGGTTGAAGCCGCAATTATCGGGCAAGGGCAACGTGCCTGGAAATTAATTACCGACGCGGGACTCGACGAAACCGACTTCAGTTATGGAGCCAGCGGTGTAGGTGGCTATTTAAAAGCCATCGCCGAAGGCAACGCCAAAAAAGAAGCCGGAACACGCGTCTACAATGCCCTCAACAATGGTGACTGGTACGGCAAGAAAACGCCGTTGCCAATTCAGGCGATGATTGATGGTATGGCCGCAGAACTGTGCGACTGCATTTCGCAAATCAATACCATACGGGATACAAACGGGCGGCAGGTAATTCTGTTCGACTGCCTGTTGCCACACCTCCAGAAGCTCGCCCTCCTGAAACAGATGCGGATTGAGTTCGATGATCTGTTACGTAAAGACGGGCGGGTACATATTTCAGAGTTCAACAAGAAAATTCTTAGCATTGTCGCATCGGAACCAGTGCCGTTTCTTTACGAACGGCTTGGCACCAAATACAATCATATTCTGATCGACGAGTTTCAGGATACATCGCGCTTGCAATTTGCGAATCTTCTGCCATTGATCGAAAATTCTCTGGGTGCCGAACATTTCAACCTGGCCGTTGGCGATGGGAAACAAGCCATTTATCGCTTCCGGGGTGGTGATATGGATCAAATTGTAGCCCTGCACCGGAAAGACCTTGAGGGACTCAGACTGGCTCATAATCCGGGGTCGTGGACGGCCGATCGGATCGATATGCTCGATGGGCACTTACAGGATGAAATGCTCGATACAAATTGGCGCAGTGCCGAGCCGATCGTCCGATTCAACAATGACTTTTTTGAGTTTACAGCCCGCAAATTCGAACACCAGTACCCAAAACTCGCCGACGTTTTCGATACTGAACAGCAGTTTCACCAGAAAGCACAACCCGACGCCCGCAAGGCTGGTCATGTACAGATTGATTTCGTCGCAAAACATGAGGACAACGAGGCCGACCTTACAGCACTCATGCTTGATCAGACAATCACCCATCTGGAACAGGCGCTGGCAGATGGGTACGGATACGGCGATATTGCTATCCTCTGCCGCAAAAAAGCACATGCCAAAGCATTAGCCAATGAGCTGAATGCCAGACGAATTCCGCTGGTTTCAGCGGATTCGCTCTCGCTGGAATTCTCGGAGCCGGTCAAATGGATCGTTACGCTGATGCAGTTGCTTCAGCAACCTGACCAGAAAATGTTGCGCTACGAGCTCCTGTATCTCTTCCATCGGGTTGTTCGGGGTGTTTTTCCGGACGATGCCCTGACCGAAGAGCTTCAACGGGTGGCCGAAGGTGATTCACTGGGGGTATATGCCTATCTAACTACACAGGGGTATCCGCTCGACCCCTATGTGCTGGGGCAACTTAATCCCTATGAACTGGCCGAGCGATTAACCGCTCAGTTCAATTTATTCAGTCAGGCTGAACACAACCCTTTTTTATTCCGGTTTCTGGATGAAGTCCTGACGTTCAATCAGAAGCGCAGCGGGCATCTTAGCGATTTTCTGGTTTACTGGGACAGCGTCCGTCAGAAAGTATCCGTTGAGGGAAACGCCCTCAACGCCGTTAGCATCCAGACCATCCACCGTTCCAAAGGACTTGAGTTTCCCGTCGTTATCATTCCGTTTGCCAACTGGAAAGTCGAACCCATCAACGACAGTACTATCTGGCTTGATCTGACGGAAATTCGAACCGACATGCTCACCCACGAAAATGGTTTGGGCAAACTTATACGACTTACATCGGCCCCCGCCAATACAACCAGTAAATTACGTGGAGCGCCCGAATCGATTGCTGCTCAATACGAAGAAGAACTGACACGTACGTTTCTGGAAAACATGAACCTGCTCTACGTAGCGTTCACCCGGCCAACCGACCGGCTTTATATTATCAGTGAAGCCAAAGATTTCAGTAAAGGTCAGCAAAATACGATTAGTCACTGGTTGCACGCTTTCCTGCGCGATAGTGAAGTTGCCCGTACCTGCGGCTGTGCCTGGCAGGATGGTCAATTGAGTTATGAAATCAGCCTGTGTGCCGATGCATTTCCGCATCAGAAGGTTGAGGAAGATATTGATGAAATTTTTTTAGATGACGTCATTAGCGGCCATCGCGGACAGGATTTACAACTTCGCCGACAGGCAGAACGCGTTTTCGATGTCGCCACGTTTGAACGCACGCGCGAACGGGATCGAAAACTCTGTGCCGCATTGAGCCTGATCAAAGGTTCTGAAAGTATTGATCGAACACTCCGTCAGCTCGTCAGTGAAGGGCTGGTCCGCAACGCCGAATGTGCCGATTTAAAACAGGCGTTAACCGCCATTATCTCGCATCCCTCCTTAGCGCCCCTCTTCGACCCGACCCTGCGAATTGATACGGATCGCAGTATTTTGAGCAACAAACGTATTCACGGAGCCCCTCACCGCGTTGTTTATTACCCGGACGGTAGTGTTGTGCTTGTACAGTATGAATCACTACCCGGACTTTCGTCGGACTCTGCCCTCGCCCAAACTCCTAACCCGACGGATTCATTAAAGTATTTTACAAGTTTATACCGTGACATGGGCTTCCCTGAAGTTGAAGGTCGGTTGGTTTATTTAGCTGATGAACCAACCGTTGTCCGAATCACTTAA
- the hisC gene encoding histidinol-phosphate transaminase, translated as MFTLNTILRPHILTITPYSSARDEYTGKEGVFLDANENPLGSATPQGDYNRYPDPHQWAIKQKLAPIKGVRPSQIFLGNGSDEPIDLLVRATCTPGTDSILIMPPTYGMYEVSANINDVELIKVPLTPDFQVDLDAVIGSITPKTKLIWLCSPNNPSGNLLQADAIRTILDIADHSLVIVDEAYIDFASTPSWTSELDRYPNLVVLQTFSKAWGLAALRLGMCFASEELIGVMNKIKPPYNISAPTQALALEALSREAEKDNMVTKILAERAVLAENLRSLPFVEVIHPSDANFLLVQFDDAKATFDYLINQQVIVRDRSKVKLCDGCLRISVGTAAENERLIETLRHMTTEDPATQSTLVSNS; from the coding sequence ATGTTTACTCTCAATACAATCCTTCGGCCTCATATCCTGACAATTACGCCTTACTCATCGGCCCGCGACGAGTATACGGGAAAAGAGGGAGTATTTCTGGATGCAAACGAAAATCCGCTGGGTTCAGCCACGCCACAGGGCGATTACAATCGGTATCCAGACCCGCACCAGTGGGCCATCAAACAGAAACTGGCCCCCATTAAGGGCGTACGGCCCAGTCAGATTTTTCTGGGTAATGGCTCTGATGAACCCATCGACCTGCTCGTTCGGGCAACCTGCACACCCGGTACAGATTCGATTCTGATCATGCCGCCAACCTACGGCATGTATGAAGTTTCGGCCAATATTAATGACGTTGAGCTTATCAAAGTCCCATTGACGCCCGATTTTCAGGTAGATTTAGATGCCGTGATTGGGTCAATTACCCCAAAAACGAAGCTCATCTGGCTATGTTCACCAAATAATCCGTCGGGCAATCTGCTCCAGGCCGATGCGATCCGAACAATTCTCGACATTGCTGACCACTCGCTGGTGATTGTCGACGAAGCCTATATTGACTTTGCCAGCACCCCTTCCTGGACAAGTGAACTGGATAGGTACCCCAATCTGGTTGTTCTTCAAACATTCTCAAAAGCCTGGGGCTTGGCGGCACTACGATTAGGCATGTGCTTCGCGTCGGAAGAGCTGATCGGTGTGATGAACAAAATTAAACCGCCTTACAACATATCCGCTCCCACACAGGCGTTAGCGCTCGAAGCTCTAAGCCGTGAAGCTGAAAAGGACAATATGGTTACTAAGATTTTAGCCGAACGAGCGGTTTTGGCCGAAAATCTGCGTTCTTTGCCATTTGTGGAGGTTATTCACCCATCGGATGCGAACTTTTTGCTGGTTCAATTCGACGATGCGAAAGCAACATTCGACTATCTGATTAATCAGCAGGTGATTGTTCGCGATCGCTCGAAGGTGAAGCTGTGTGATGGTTGCCTACGGATCTCAGTGGGAACAGCTGCTGAAAATGAGCGCCTTATAGAAACACTTCGTCACATGACTACCGAAGATCCGGCCACCCAATCGACATTAGTATCAAATTCGTAG
- a CDS encoding phosphatase PAP2 family protein → MIYGFRLTRSTPVLLVWLTLQSLIGTAQTISPQRLTAQSSDSPYQLKKGVEISLLGAGVATYGASILLNQSVDPLTPDQVNALNRDEINAFDRGATKHWDPSIARVSDFTLYTNVALPVLLTLGTKPMRQDIKTVGIMYLETLLLANGVESTVKALSQRPRPFVFNPDVPMENKLTRDARQSFFSGHATTAFASAVFTSEVFRHYFPDSKLKAVVWIGTLGLASATCVMRYESGRHYQSDLLVGAAFGSLVGWGVPKLHEVKNRSDLGRRLDIQPWSSGSATGLYARLRLH, encoded by the coding sequence ATGATCTATGGTTTTCGGTTGACTCGCTCAACACCCGTTTTATTGGTTTGGCTGACGCTTCAATCGTTGATTGGCACGGCACAAACGATCAGTCCTCAGCGGCTTACGGCCCAGTCGTCCGACTCTCCTTATCAACTCAAAAAAGGAGTGGAAATTAGTCTTCTTGGAGCTGGTGTAGCCACTTATGGCGCATCGATACTGCTTAACCAATCGGTTGATCCACTCACACCAGACCAGGTAAATGCGTTAAATCGGGACGAAATTAATGCCTTTGATCGAGGTGCCACAAAACACTGGGACCCATCTATCGCTCGGGTCAGCGACTTTACTTTGTACACCAATGTGGCTCTGCCTGTTTTGCTAACGCTCGGCACTAAACCGATGCGCCAGGACATTAAAACAGTGGGTATTATGTATCTGGAGACATTGCTACTGGCCAATGGGGTTGAAAGTACTGTGAAAGCCCTTTCGCAGCGGCCCCGGCCTTTCGTGTTTAATCCCGATGTTCCGATGGAGAACAAACTCACCCGTGATGCCCGACAATCATTTTTTTCGGGACATGCCACTACAGCTTTTGCTTCGGCAGTTTTTACAAGCGAGGTGTTCCGGCATTATTTTCCTGACTCGAAGTTAAAAGCAGTTGTCTGGATCGGCACCCTGGGCCTGGCCAGTGCAACCTGTGTCATGCGCTACGAGAGCGGCCGGCACTACCAAAGCGATTTGCTGGTGGGAGCTGCCTTTGGGTCACTGGTGGGCTGGGGCGTCCCCAAATTGCACGAAGTCAAAAACCGGAGCGATTTGGGCCGTCGACTCGATATTCAGCCGTGGAGCAGTGGTTCCGCAACAGGACTCTATGCCCGCCTTCGACTTCACTAA
- a CDS encoding cell division protein FtsX yields MARTKKKVGAYPSGMILFSLTLALFLIGFCGMLAIQSKRVVTYIRENYEMRAFLDKGLSDVKLTKLSKTIAEKPYILKTKGAAQVTFVPKDVAAKEFIAETKEDFSKFLGENPLRDSYRIKLTEEYFEEAKLQQVKQDLEEVDGVFEVVYQENLVDNINRNITKIYAVMSAFALILLLIIVVLMNNTIRLALHSQRMLIRSMQLVGATNGFITRPFLGRGMWQGLLAGVIAVVLLLVGLQVAIHNLPELAMFQDPQKLTFLLAGIVGLGVLIGFLSTFQAVNRYLGMTLDELY; encoded by the coding sequence ATGGCTCGTACAAAGAAAAAAGTTGGTGCGTACCCCAGCGGCATGATTCTGTTTAGTCTGACGCTGGCTCTGTTTTTGATTGGGTTCTGCGGAATGCTGGCTATCCAGTCGAAGCGGGTGGTGACCTATATTCGTGAAAATTACGAAATGCGGGCTTTTCTGGATAAAGGGCTCAGCGATGTAAAACTGACAAAACTGTCGAAGACCATCGCCGAAAAGCCTTATATTCTAAAAACCAAAGGAGCCGCCCAGGTCACTTTTGTTCCGAAAGACGTAGCTGCAAAAGAATTTATTGCCGAAACCAAAGAGGATTTCTCGAAGTTTCTAGGCGAAAATCCCTTACGTGACAGTTACCGGATCAAACTAACGGAAGAGTATTTTGAAGAAGCGAAACTTCAACAGGTAAAACAGGATCTGGAAGAGGTTGATGGCGTTTTTGAGGTAGTTTATCAGGAAAATCTGGTTGACAACATCAACCGTAACATCACGAAAATTTATGCCGTGATGTCAGCTTTTGCGCTAATATTGCTGTTGATTATTGTTGTTTTGATGAATAACACCATCCGGTTAGCACTCCATTCGCAGCGAATGCTGATCCGGAGTATGCAACTGGTCGGGGCAACAAACGGGTTCATAACGCGGCCTTTTCTGGGGCGAGGCATGTGGCAAGGGCTCCTGGCGGGTGTCATTGCGGTTGTCTTATTGCTGGTTGGCCTACAGGTAGCAATTCATAATCTGCCTGAACTGGCTATGTTTCAGGACCCTCAGAAGCTCACGTTCCTGTTGGCAGGAATTGTTGGACTGGGTGTTCTGATTGGTTTTTTAAGCACGTTCCAGGCTGTGAACCGGTATCTGGGCATGACACTGGATGAACTGTACTAA
- a CDS encoding peptide deformylase — translation MKHLADLLLLGDPRLYETCEPVLESELPLVSGWVADLHSVMEEIRAKYQFGRGIAAPQLGIMKRLIYLNVDRPQVIINPEFVSVSDETDELWDDCMSFPNLLVRVRRHRNLTLSYRDENWQSHIWNITDWGLSELVQHEYDHLNGVLCTMRAIDAHSFRWRPTPDTN, via the coding sequence ATGAAACACCTTGCTGACCTTTTGCTGTTAGGTGACCCGCGTCTGTATGAAACCTGCGAACCCGTTCTGGAGTCAGAATTGCCGCTGGTTTCAGGCTGGGTGGCTGATTTACATTCGGTGATGGAAGAGATTCGGGCTAAATATCAGTTCGGACGGGGAATTGCCGCTCCGCAGTTAGGTATTATGAAGCGGTTGATTTACCTGAATGTCGATCGGCCCCAAGTCATCATTAATCCCGAATTTGTTTCAGTTAGCGACGAAACCGATGAACTTTGGGACGATTGCATGAGTTTTCCAAACTTACTGGTTCGTGTACGCCGACACCGCAATCTAACGTTGTCGTATCGGGATGAGAACTGGCAATCGCATATATGGAACATAACGGATTGGGGATTATCAGAGTTAGTTCAGCACGAATACGACCATCTGAACGGTGTCCTGTGCACAATGCGAGCCATCGACGCCCATTCATTCCGGTGGCGACCAACACCCGATACGAATTAA
- the metF gene encoding methylenetetrahydrofolate reductase [NAD(P)H] — MTKITDHIKAANGKPIFSIEVIPPIKGDNLKNLLDNIEPLMEFKPPFVDVTYHREEYIERPLPDGTIQKIVTRKRPGTVGICSAIMHRFGVDPVPHVLCGGFSREETEDFLIDLHYLGIDNALVLRGDPAKPFSTFKAKENGYTYASELVEQVANMNRGIYLHEEDTPLASSNFCIGVAAYPEKHFEAADHDIDFHYLRHKIDKGADYIVTQMFFDNQKYFDFVERCRHAGITVPIIPGLKPISTRKQLQILPKLFHLHLPDDLVKAIEACENDQQARQVGIEWSIQQCRELIAHEAPVLHFYTMGKADNIMKIAREVF, encoded by the coding sequence ATGACTAAAATTACCGATCACATTAAAGCCGCCAATGGCAAACCTATTTTTTCGATTGAAGTAATTCCGCCCATCAAAGGCGACAATCTGAAAAACCTGCTCGATAACATTGAGCCCCTGATGGAGTTCAAGCCCCCATTTGTCGACGTTACCTATCATCGCGAAGAATACATTGAGCGCCCTTTACCCGATGGAACGATCCAGAAAATCGTAACGCGCAAACGGCCCGGTACGGTTGGTATCTGCTCAGCCATTATGCATCGGTTTGGTGTCGATCCGGTGCCGCATGTTCTGTGCGGAGGTTTCTCGCGGGAAGAAACCGAAGATTTTCTGATCGATCTGCATTACCTTGGCATCGATAATGCCCTGGTTTTACGGGGCGATCCAGCCAAGCCTTTTTCGACATTTAAGGCGAAAGAAAACGGCTACACTTACGCCAGCGAACTGGTAGAGCAAGTCGCCAATATGAACCGGGGTATTTACCTCCATGAGGAAGATACACCACTGGCTTCCAGCAATTTCTGCATCGGCGTAGCGGCTTATCCCGAAAAACACTTTGAAGCCGCCGACCACGATATTGATTTTCACTACCTCAGGCATAAAATCGACAAAGGGGCCGACTACATCGTCACGCAGATGTTTTTCGATAATCAAAAATATTTTGATTTTGTCGAACGCTGTCGACATGCCGGTATTACGGTTCCGATTATCCCAGGTCTGAAACCCATAAGCACCCGAAAACAACTCCAGATCTTGCCCAAGCTCTTCCATTTACATCTTCCGGACGATCTTGTAAAAGCGATTGAGGCCTGTGAAAATGACCAGCAGGCACGGCAGGTAGGTATAGAGTGGAGTATTCAGCAATGCCGGGAATTAATCGCACATGAGGCTCCTGTCCTGCATTTTTACACGATGGGGAAAGCTGATAACATCATGAAAATTGCCCGCGAAGTATTTTAA